Proteins co-encoded in one Armatimonadota bacterium genomic window:
- a CDS encoding FAD-dependent monooxygenase, producing MRVVIVGGGPAGLYLALLLKKATPHHEITVLERNPPDATYGWGVVFSDRTLAEFREADEPTYREITERFVLWDAIDVYVHGERVRCGGHVFAGIARTALLQILQRRCAELGVVLRFRTEVRQPEDLPPYDLLVGADGVGSVVRSWYAEVFRPRITSGRTRYIWLGTPRPFGAFTFVFQQTEWGLFQAHAYPYEGCMSTFIVECGEDTWKRAGLEGANEVQTLRRCAEVFEEVLRGAPLLSNNSRWIRFPTLRTATWHHGRVVLLGDAAHTAHFSIGSGTKLAMEDAIALARALLDHEDVEMALAAYELERRPVVEAFQRAAAQSQRTFETTPRALRLDPYRLTLYLLTRSGRVSYDDLRVRDARFVQRVEARLASEWDDVRLARPPIHLPFVLRGLRLENRIVLRPAGACGALEGLPDEAQHRILGGFAARGAGLVLTEILAVSPEGRITPEDAGLYRGEHAEAWRRVVATVHAEGSRIGAVLGHAGRRGATRPRRFGLDLPLAEPWELLAPSAIPYHPDGPVPRAMDPSDMERVRDAFVRAARLAAQAGFDLLHLHFASGYLLASFLSPLTNRREDAYGGSFENRLRFPLEVFRAVREAWAGPLGVALPITDRARGGITEEEGLAIARAFREAGCDLVEVTAGQTVPADNPVYGRGYLVPYAEVVRLEVEVPVLAGGGIALSEANALVGSGRVDLCVLDLDEGLVDKSPQPFVS from the coding sequence GTGCGTGTGGTGATCGTGGGCGGTGGGCCGGCCGGGTTATATCTGGCCCTGCTGCTGAAGAAAGCAACCCCCCACCACGAGATCACCGTGCTGGAGCGCAACCCCCCAGACGCCACCTACGGGTGGGGCGTGGTGTTCAGCGACCGCACCCTGGCGGAGTTCCGGGAGGCGGACGAGCCCACGTACCGGGAGATCACGGAGCGGTTCGTCCTCTGGGACGCCATCGACGTCTACGTGCACGGGGAGCGGGTGCGCTGCGGGGGACATGTGTTTGCAGGCATCGCCCGCACCGCGTTGCTCCAGATCCTCCAGCGGCGATGCGCGGAGCTGGGGGTGGTGCTGCGGTTCCGTACGGAGGTCCGGCAACCCGAGGATCTGCCGCCGTACGACCTCCTGGTAGGTGCGGATGGGGTCGGCAGCGTGGTCCGGTCCTGGTACGCGGAGGTCTTCCGACCCCGGATCACCTCGGGCCGCACACGGTACATCTGGCTGGGCACGCCCCGTCCCTTTGGGGCTTTCACCTTCGTCTTCCAGCAGACCGAATGGGGGCTCTTTCAGGCGCACGCGTACCCCTATGAGGGCTGCATGAGCACCTTCATCGTGGAGTGCGGGGAGGACACCTGGAAGCGGGCGGGGCTGGAGGGGGCGAACGAGGTGCAAACCCTGCGGCGGTGTGCGGAGGTCTTCGAGGAGGTACTGCGGGGAGCTCCCCTCCTCTCCAACAACTCCCGCTGGATCCGGTTCCCGACCCTGCGCACCGCTACCTGGCATCATGGCCGGGTAGTGCTCCTGGGAGACGCGGCCCACACCGCCCATTTCTCCATCGGCTCCGGCACGAAGCTGGCCATGGAGGACGCCATCGCCCTCGCCCGGGCCCTCCTAGACCATGAGGATGTGGAGATGGCCCTGGCTGCGTACGAGCTGGAACGCAGACCCGTGGTGGAGGCCTTCCAGCGGGCCGCGGCCCAGAGCCAGCGAACCTTTGAGACCACCCCGCGCGCCCTGCGGCTGGATCCCTACCGCCTGACCCTCTACCTCCTCACCCGCAGCGGCCGCGTCTCCTACGACGACCTGAGGGTGCGGGATGCGCGCTTTGTGCAACGGGTGGAAGCCCGTCTGGCCTCGGAGTGGGACGACGTACGGCTGGCCCGGCCCCCCATCCACCTGCCGTTCGTCCTGCGGGGGTTGCGACTGGAGAACCGGATCGTCCTGCGGCCCGCGGGCGCCTGCGGGGCCCTGGAGGGCCTTCCGGACGAAGCGCAGCACCGGATCCTAGGCGGATTCGCGGCTAGGGGCGCGGGGCTCGTGCTCACGGAGATCCTCGCGGTCTCCCCGGAGGGTCGCATCACCCCGGAGGACGCGGGCCTGTACCGGGGAGAGCACGCGGAGGCGTGGCGGCGAGTCGTGGCGACCGTGCACGCGGAGGGCTCCCGGATCGGCGCGGTTTTGGGACACGCGGGACGCCGGGGAGCCACCCGGCCCCGCCGGTTCGGTCTGGACCTTCCCCTGGCGGAGCCCTGGGAGCTCCTGGCTCCCAGTGCCATCCCCTACCATCCCGATGGCCCCGTCCCCCGAGCCATGGATCCATCGGACATGGAGCGGGTGCGGGATGCCTTCGTGCGGGCCGCACGGCTCGCAGCCCAGGCGGGGTTCGATCTCCTGCACCTCCACTTTGCAAGCGGCTATCTCCTGGCCAGCTTCCTCTCGCCCCTCACCAACCGTCGGGAGGACGCATACGGCGGGAGCTTCGAAAACCGGCTGCGGTTTCCTCTCGAGGTCTTCCGGGCCGTACGGGAAGCCTGGGCAGGGCCCCTCGGGGTGGCACTCCCGATCACGGACCGGGCCCGGGGCGGGATCACGGAGGAGGAAGGCCTCGCCATCGCCCGGGCCTTCCGGGAAGCGGGCTGCGACCTCGTGGAGGTCACCGCAGGCCAGACCGTCCCCGCGGACAACCCCGTCTACGGCCGGGGGTATCTGGTGCCGTATGCGGAGGTCGTGCGCCTGGAGGTGGAAGTCCCCGTGCTGGCAGGCGGGGGAATTGCCCTGAGCGAGGCCAACGCCCTGGTGGGAAGCGGCCGGGTGGATCTCTGCGTGCTGGACCTGGATGAGGGCTTGGTTGACAAAAGTCCACAACCTTTCGTTTCCTGA
- a CDS encoding LLM class flavin-dependent oxidoreductase, whose amino-acid sequence MRIGIGLPSGVPGVRGGAVVRWAQRAEAAPFSSLAVIDRVAYDSYDPLLALTAAAAVTQRVKLVTAVLVSPLRNTVLLAKELASLDQLSGGRLVVGFAVGAREEDYLVAGIDHRGRGSRLTEQLRALRRIWEEGTVGPPPAQPGGPPFLVGGFADEAFARAARYAQGYFHGGGPPRAFARAAEVARMAWVEAGRPGRPELWGQGYFVLGEEARERGIRYMRDYYAFTGPMVERIVGQLLTTPQAVVQFVEGYAAAGCDELVLMPAVADLDQVDRLAEALACVW is encoded by the coding sequence GTGCGCATCGGCATCGGCCTTCCCAGCGGCGTTCCGGGCGTGCGGGGAGGGGCGGTGGTGCGGTGGGCACAGCGGGCCGAAGCCGCCCCCTTCAGTAGCCTCGCGGTCATCGACCGGGTGGCCTACGACAGCTACGACCCCTTGCTGGCCCTCACCGCGGCCGCCGCGGTCACCCAGCGGGTGAAGCTCGTCACCGCTGTTTTGGTCTCCCCCCTGCGCAACACTGTGCTGCTCGCCAAAGAGCTGGCAAGCCTCGATCAACTTTCAGGCGGCCGGCTGGTGGTAGGCTTCGCGGTAGGGGCCCGGGAGGAGGATTACCTGGTGGCCGGGATCGACCACCGGGGAAGGGGGAGCCGGCTCACGGAGCAGCTGCGGGCCCTGCGACGCATCTGGGAGGAGGGAACGGTGGGTCCGCCGCCGGCCCAACCGGGAGGCCCGCCCTTCCTCGTGGGGGGGTTCGCGGACGAGGCCTTTGCCCGGGCCGCCCGGTATGCCCAGGGCTACTTCCACGGCGGAGGCCCGCCCCGGGCCTTCGCCCGGGCCGCGGAGGTTGCCCGCATGGCGTGGGTTGAAGCTGGCCGGCCGGGCCGGCCGGAGCTCTGGGGCCAGGGATATTTCGTCCTGGGCGAGGAAGCCCGGGAGCGCGGAATCCGGTACATGCGGGACTACTATGCCTTTACGGGTCCTATGGTGGAACGCATCGTCGGGCAGCTCCTGACGACCCCGCAGGCCGTGGTGCAGTTCGTGGAAGGATATGCGGCCGCCGGTTGCGACGAACTTGTGCTCATGCCCGCGGTGGCCGATCTGGACCAGGTGGATCGCCTGGCGGAGGCCCTGGCGTGCGTGTGGTGA
- a CDS encoding benzoate-CoA ligase family protein — MVTYEDVPQHFNVTRYFLDRHLEEGRQDRVALYCGDRAVTYGELAHLTNRVGNVLRELGVEPEDRVLLALSDGVEFVATWYAVLKLGAVSAEVYTFLHPHDYAYYLDYARPRVVVTDAVTHRKIREAARQVGFRGWILAVGVEDLEKGEARFERLVAEAPAEMVGEDTTKDDFALWKFTTGTTGRPKAVVHCHYAPYLSFWNYAQEVIRYTPEDVVLPVPKLFFGYARDCAALFPFGVGAAGVVFPERSTPERIFELIARYRPTILVQVPTMINAMVNHPDADRYDLSCVRLATSAGEALPAELYHRWKQKFGVEVVDGIGSSELYHIYISNRPGEVRPGSVGRPCPGYRAEVRDPEGNRLPRGEVGELWVWGETAALLYWRDRGKSTRTFHGNWVRTGDLFREDEDGYFWYQGRVDDLLKVGGIWVAPQEIEECLLCHPLVVECAVVPYTEEGLTLPRAYVVLRDPAQANPQTARALQEHVRTHLSPHKAPRDVRFVEALPRTPSGKVDRRQLRESG; from the coding sequence ATGGTGACGTACGAGGACGTGCCCCAGCATTTCAACGTGACCCGCTACTTCCTGGATCGCCACCTCGAAGAAGGCCGGCAGGACCGCGTCGCCTTGTACTGCGGGGATCGGGCCGTGACCTACGGGGAGCTGGCGCACCTCACCAACCGCGTGGGAAACGTGCTCCGGGAACTCGGGGTCGAGCCGGAAGATCGCGTTCTGCTGGCCCTCTCGGACGGAGTGGAGTTCGTGGCCACCTGGTACGCGGTGCTGAAGCTGGGGGCCGTGAGCGCGGAGGTGTACACCTTCCTGCATCCCCACGACTACGCCTACTACCTGGACTATGCTCGGCCGCGGGTGGTGGTGACGGACGCGGTAACCCACCGGAAGATCCGGGAAGCAGCCCGGCAGGTGGGCTTTCGGGGCTGGATCCTGGCGGTGGGTGTGGAGGATCTGGAGAAGGGAGAGGCCCGCTTTGAGCGGCTGGTGGCGGAAGCCCCCGCGGAGATGGTGGGGGAGGACACCACCAAGGATGACTTCGCCCTGTGGAAGTTCACCACGGGCACCACCGGCCGGCCCAAGGCGGTGGTGCACTGCCACTACGCCCCGTACTTGAGCTTCTGGAACTACGCGCAGGAGGTGATCCGCTACACTCCGGAGGACGTGGTGCTCCCCGTCCCCAAGCTCTTCTTCGGATACGCCAGGGACTGTGCAGCCCTCTTCCCATTCGGCGTGGGAGCCGCAGGTGTCGTGTTCCCGGAGCGCAGCACTCCAGAGCGCATCTTCGAGCTCATCGCCCGCTACCGCCCTACCATCCTCGTACAGGTTCCCACCATGATCAATGCCATGGTGAACCACCCGGACGCGGACCGCTACGACCTGTCGTGCGTGCGCCTGGCCACCTCCGCCGGGGAAGCCCTGCCCGCAGAGCTGTATCACCGCTGGAAGCAGAAGTTCGGGGTGGAGGTGGTGGATGGGATCGGGTCCTCGGAGCTGTACCATATCTACATCTCCAACCGCCCGGGCGAGGTCCGGCCGGGGAGCGTGGGCCGCCCCTGTCCAGGTTACCGGGCGGAGGTGCGGGATCCGGAGGGCAACCGCCTCCCCCGGGGGGAGGTGGGGGAGCTGTGGGTGTGGGGGGAGACCGCGGCGCTTCTGTACTGGAGGGACCGCGGCAAGTCCACGCGCACCTTCCACGGCAACTGGGTCCGTACGGGAGACCTCTTCCGGGAGGACGAGGACGGGTACTTCTGGTACCAGGGACGGGTGGACGACCTGCTCAAGGTGGGCGGAATCTGGGTGGCGCCGCAGGAGATCGAGGAGTGCCTGCTGTGCCACCCCCTGGTGGTGGAGTGCGCGGTGGTGCCGTACACAGAGGAGGGCCTCACGCTGCCCCGGGCCTACGTGGTGCTGCGGGATCCGGCTCAGGCGAATCCCCAGACGGCCCGGGCGCTCCAGGAACACGTGCGCACCCACCTGAGCCCCCACAAGGCCCCCCGGGACGTGCGGTTTGTGGAGGCCCTCCCCCGCACGCCCAGCGGGAAGGTCGATCGCAGGCAGCTCCGGGAGAGCGGGTAG
- a CDS encoding SDR family oxidoreductase: protein MDLQDRVAFVTGGGRGVGRACALELARRGARVAVAARTAPQVEAVAREIREMGGRALGLPCDVAIREAVESAVAQAREVLGPVTVLVYAAGIAESHPFGEITDAVWERHLRTNVTGALYAMQAVLPDMLAVGWGRIVAVASVLAKVASRYTAAYATSKHALLGLVRSVALEYADRGITVNAICPGYLQTDMTLENIRRISARTGRSPEEVRRALENSSPQKRLFTVEEVASLVAYLCTDAAGGINGQGIVLDGGGVLS, encoded by the coding sequence ATGGATCTGCAGGATCGGGTGGCCTTTGTCACGGGTGGCGGACGCGGAGTGGGGCGCGCCTGTGCCCTAGAGCTGGCCCGTCGGGGCGCCCGGGTGGCCGTGGCCGCCCGCACGGCCCCGCAGGTGGAGGCCGTGGCGAGGGAGATCCGGGAGATGGGAGGGCGGGCCCTCGGGCTCCCGTGCGACGTGGCGATACGGGAGGCCGTGGAGTCCGCGGTGGCCCAGGCCCGGGAGGTTCTGGGACCCGTGACCGTCCTGGTGTATGCGGCGGGGATCGCGGAGAGCCACCCCTTCGGGGAGATCACGGATGCGGTGTGGGAGCGCCACCTGCGCACCAACGTCACCGGTGCCCTCTACGCCATGCAGGCAGTCCTTCCCGATATGCTCGCGGTCGGATGGGGGCGGATCGTGGCCGTGGCCTCCGTCTTGGCGAAGGTGGCCTCCCGCTACACGGCCGCGTACGCCACCTCCAAGCACGCCCTGCTGGGGCTTGTGCGCTCCGTGGCTCTGGAGTACGCGGATCGAGGGATTACCGTGAACGCCATCTGCCCCGGCTACCTCCAGACGGACATGACCCTGGAGAACATCCGCCGGATCAGCGCCCGCACGGGTCGATCCCCGGAGGAGGTCCGCCGGGCCCTGGAGAACAGCAGCCCCCAGAAGCGTCTGTTCACCGTGGAGGAGGTCGCCTCCCTGGTGGCCTACCTCTGCACGGACGCGGCCGGAGGGATCAACGGACAGGGCATCGTCCTAGACGGGGGTGGTGTGCTGTCCTAG
- a CDS encoding ATP-binding cassette domain-containing protein — MRVLELRGLTKRFGGVLALWRCDLAVERGEVHALIGPNGAGKTTLINLVAGVLSPTEGRIFFEGHDITHLPAHARALRGIARTFQATNLFSRQTVLENLRLAVQARTGSSFRFWHPVRREVELEREARGYVARVGLGERTDVPVLALSHGERRQLEVGMALACRPKLVLLDEPTSGMSREESLRMVALIRSLRGQATVLLVEHDMDVVFSVADRITVLVDGRVLASGSPEEVRANPEVHRAYLGETRTPGTAPSAPSGPRGIPRGEPLLRVEGLEASYGPSPVLWGVDLEVPAGQVVTLLGRNGMGKTTTVRAILGLLPPRAGRVVFCGEEIQGRSPDRIASAGIALVPEGRQVFPNLTVRENLLAFAANRSGSPRPWTLDRVLELFPRLRVRLNHLGSHLSGGEQQMLAIGRALMTNPRLLILDEATEGLSPVLREEIWRCLERLNREGIAILLIDKYVDRLLDLAHHHFILERGQVVWSGPSEALRADPGLWQRYLSV; from the coding sequence ATGAGGGTCCTGGAGCTGCGGGGCCTCACGAAGCGGTTCGGGGGTGTGCTTGCCCTGTGGCGGTGTGATCTTGCGGTTGAGCGAGGAGAGGTGCATGCCCTCATCGGGCCGAATGGCGCGGGGAAGACCACCCTCATCAACCTGGTGGCGGGTGTCCTGTCGCCCACGGAGGGCCGGATCTTCTTCGAAGGGCACGATATCACGCATCTGCCTGCACACGCCCGGGCCCTGCGGGGGATCGCCCGCACCTTCCAGGCGACGAACCTCTTCTCCCGGCAGACCGTGCTCGAGAACCTCCGCCTCGCGGTACAGGCGCGTACCGGGAGCTCCTTCCGGTTCTGGCACCCGGTGCGCCGGGAGGTGGAGCTCGAGCGGGAGGCGCGCGGGTACGTGGCGCGGGTGGGACTTGGGGAGCGCACGGATGTCCCCGTGCTCGCCCTCTCCCACGGGGAGCGACGGCAGCTGGAAGTGGGCATGGCGCTCGCGTGCCGTCCGAAGCTGGTGCTCCTGGACGAACCCACTTCCGGCATGAGCCGGGAGGAATCCCTGCGGATGGTGGCGCTGATCCGGAGCCTGCGGGGTCAGGCGACGGTGCTGCTGGTGGAGCACGATATGGACGTGGTGTTCTCCGTGGCGGATCGGATCACGGTGCTGGTGGACGGGCGGGTGCTGGCGAGCGGCTCCCCGGAGGAGGTACGAGCAAACCCGGAGGTGCATCGGGCGTACCTCGGAGAGACGCGCACTCCAGGGACCGCTCCCTCCGCCCCTTCCGGGCCGCGGGGAATACCGAGGGGGGAGCCCCTGCTGCGGGTGGAGGGGCTAGAGGCCTCCTACGGCCCGAGTCCGGTGCTGTGGGGGGTGGATCTGGAGGTTCCCGCGGGCCAGGTGGTGACCCTCCTGGGCCGGAACGGTATGGGCAAGACCACCACCGTCCGCGCCATCCTAGGCCTTCTTCCACCCCGGGCCGGACGGGTGGTCTTCTGCGGGGAGGAGATCCAGGGGAGATCCCCCGACCGCATCGCCTCCGCGGGCATCGCCCTCGTTCCGGAAGGCCGCCAGGTCTTCCCGAACCTCACGGTGCGGGAGAACCTCCTGGCGTTTGCCGCCAACCGAAGCGGATCCCCCCGCCCGTGGACGCTCGACCGGGTGCTGGAACTGTTTCCTCGGCTGCGGGTCCGGCTGAACCACCTGGGCTCCCACCTCTCCGGGGGTGAGCAGCAGATGCTGGCCATCGGGCGGGCCCTGATGACCAACCCACGCCTGCTGATCCTGGACGAGGCCACGGAGGGGCTTTCGCCCGTGCTACGGGAGGAGATCTGGCGGTGCCTGGAGCGACTCAACCGGGAGGGAATTGCCATCCTCCTCATCGACAAGTACGTGGATCGCCTGCTGGATCTCGCCCACCATCACTTCATCCTGGAACGGGGACAGGTGGTGTGGTCGGGACCGTCGGAGGCCCTGCGGGCGGATCCAGGCCTGTGGCAGCGCTACCTGAGCGTATGA
- a CDS encoding branched-chain amino acid ABC transporter permease, whose product MRTRPILVSQARRTAMAAPQGVAGRRGLVAAGILLVGFPVLAEAFGWQFYLNLITRAMILGLACSGLNLVLGYGGLVSFGHATYYGLGAYTVAVLAREGIRAAWVVWPAGVLMAAFAALLIGAVCLRTRGLSFIMITLAFAQMVYYGVVSLKQYGGQDGLRAPRTDLGFPLGDVGLYYLTLLLLAACLGVLWRVVHARFGQALQAIRDNEARAVAIGFPAYPFQLVAFVLSGAITGLAGVLMAHHTQYVSPAMLAWPQSGAFLLMVILGGVGRFWGGVVGAAAMVALEETFHAATIHWQLPVGGVLLLVVLLAPRGLAGLLEGRPR is encoded by the coding sequence ATGCGGACCCGTCCGATCCTGGTCTCCCAAGCCCGCCGCACTGCCATGGCAGCTCCACAGGGCGTGGCGGGCCGGAGGGGGCTTGTCGCGGCAGGGATCCTGCTGGTGGGATTTCCCGTCCTCGCGGAGGCTTTCGGGTGGCAGTTCTACCTGAACCTGATCACCCGGGCCATGATTCTGGGGCTTGCCTGCAGCGGCCTCAACCTCGTGCTGGGTTACGGGGGACTCGTGAGTTTCGGGCATGCCACCTACTACGGGCTTGGAGCCTACACCGTGGCCGTGCTGGCGCGGGAGGGCATCCGCGCCGCCTGGGTGGTCTGGCCCGCGGGGGTTCTCATGGCCGCGTTCGCGGCGCTCCTCATCGGCGCCGTGTGCCTGCGCACCCGGGGCCTTTCCTTCATCATGATCACCCTGGCGTTCGCCCAGATGGTGTACTATGGGGTGGTTTCTCTCAAGCAGTACGGTGGCCAGGACGGGCTCCGGGCGCCCCGCACGGACCTTGGATTTCCCTTGGGGGATGTAGGGCTCTACTACCTCACCCTCCTCCTCCTGGCAGCGTGTCTGGGAGTCCTGTGGCGGGTGGTGCACGCTCGGTTCGGCCAGGCCCTGCAGGCCATCCGGGACAACGAGGCCCGGGCCGTGGCCATCGGCTTCCCCGCGTATCCGTTTCAGCTGGTGGCCTTCGTGCTCTCCGGAGCCATTACGGGCCTGGCGGGGGTCCTTATGGCCCACCATACCCAGTACGTCTCCCCCGCCATGCTCGCTTGGCCGCAATCCGGCGCCTTCCTCCTCATGGTCATCCTGGGCGGGGTGGGGAGGTTCTGGGGCGGAGTGGTGGGAGCCGCAGCCATGGTGGCCCTGGAGGAGACGTTCCACGCGGCCACCATCCACTGGCAGCTGCCCGTGGGAGGGGTGCTGCTTCTGGTGGTCCTGTTGGCGCCCCGAGGTCTTGCGGGCCTCCTGGAGGGAAGACCCCGATGA
- a CDS encoding branched-chain amino acid ABC transporter permease: MPSGFPTALVLEQLLNGLQLGLMLFLLASGLTLVLGIMDVVNLAHGSLYMLGAYFAATLARATGSFWAGVALAVPATAVVGVLLEISVLRQVYTRDHLTQVLATFALILMFNEGVRMIWGPQALLLTVPQELARPVLLLPGLGYSAYRLFLIGVGAGLAALLFLLIHRTRLGMWVRAGASNRAMVQAMGVPIQRVFTVVFGMSAGLCAVAGGLLGPILAVQVGMGEEILILAFVVIVIGGIGSVKGALVGALLVGIVDTAGRALLPPLFMRLLPPEVASNLGPALASILIYLLMAAVLFLRPQGLFPVRT; this comes from the coding sequence ATGCCCTCCGGTTTTCCCACCGCCCTCGTTCTGGAGCAGCTGCTGAACGGGCTCCAGCTGGGGCTCATGCTCTTCCTGCTCGCTTCCGGCCTCACCCTGGTCCTGGGCATTATGGATGTGGTGAACCTCGCGCACGGCTCCCTGTACATGCTGGGAGCCTACTTCGCCGCCACCCTGGCACGTGCCACGGGGTCCTTCTGGGCCGGTGTGGCCCTGGCGGTGCCGGCCACCGCGGTGGTGGGCGTCCTGCTGGAGATCTCCGTCCTCCGACAGGTCTACACCCGGGATCACCTCACGCAGGTTCTGGCCACCTTTGCCCTCATCCTGATGTTCAACGAGGGAGTCCGGATGATCTGGGGACCACAGGCCCTGTTGCTCACCGTGCCCCAGGAGCTGGCTAGACCGGTTCTCCTTCTCCCGGGCCTGGGCTACTCCGCATACCGTCTGTTCCTCATCGGAGTGGGTGCTGGCCTCGCGGCCCTGCTCTTCCTCCTGATCCACCGGACCCGGTTGGGGATGTGGGTGCGGGCCGGCGCTTCCAACCGGGCCATGGTCCAGGCCATGGGGGTTCCCATCCAGCGGGTCTTCACCGTGGTGTTCGGGATGAGTGCGGGGCTGTGCGCGGTGGCGGGGGGTCTACTGGGCCCCATCCTGGCGGTGCAGGTGGGGATGGGGGAGGAAATCCTCATCCTTGCCTTCGTGGTGATCGTGATCGGGGGCATCGGCTCGGTGAAGGGGGCGCTGGTGGGCGCGCTCCTGGTGGGGATCGTGGACACCGCGGGCCGGGCCCTTCTCCCGCCGCTCTTCATGCGCCTCCTGCCTCCAGAGGTGGCCTCGAATCTGGGTCCCGCCTTGGCCTCTATCCTCATCTATCTGCTCATGGCCGCGGTCCTCTTCCTGCGACCGCAGGGGCTGTTCCCCGTCCGGACGTAG
- a CDS encoding ABC transporter substrate-binding protein, translating to MRSRAFVHLVVAVAVLVVLPAGAQPRTVRIGFVSTLSGGGAALGQDVLDGFNLALRHLGNRLGGLPVEVLVADDQQNPDVARTAVERMLRRDRVDFMTGIIFSNVLLAVGDLVFGSQTFYISPNAGPSEYAGEQCNFYFLNVAWQNDNMHEAMGHYAQLKRYETAFILAPNYPAGRDALTGFKRYYRGRVIGELYTRLGQLDYSAEIAQIRAAAPTAVYAFYPGAMGVNFIKQYAEAGLLQQIPLLLPGFSADADVIRAVGRPMVGVFNSSHWALELFNPINRRFVEDFRRTYGRIPTLYASQGYDAALALDHGLRAVGGDLSRKAEFRRAILSGFDTTRGRVRFNRNGYPIQNYYLRQVVELPNGEIVNRLRGTIFRNHGDAYVSRCRLP from the coding sequence ATGCGGAGTCGGGCGTTTGTCCATCTCGTGGTGGCCGTGGCGGTGCTGGTGGTCCTTCCCGCCGGGGCCCAGCCCCGCACCGTCCGGATCGGGTTCGTGAGCACCCTCTCGGGCGGTGGGGCAGCCCTGGGGCAGGATGTCCTCGATGGCTTCAACCTGGCCCTGCGGCATCTGGGGAACCGCCTGGGAGGTCTCCCGGTGGAGGTGCTCGTGGCGGACGACCAGCAGAACCCGGACGTGGCCCGCACCGCGGTGGAGCGCATGCTGCGCCGGGACCGGGTGGACTTCATGACGGGCATCATCTTCTCCAACGTCCTGCTGGCGGTGGGGGATCTGGTGTTCGGCAGCCAGACCTTCTACATCAGCCCCAACGCGGGCCCTTCCGAGTACGCGGGGGAACAGTGCAACTTCTATTTCCTCAATGTGGCCTGGCAGAACGACAACATGCACGAGGCCATGGGACACTATGCCCAGCTGAAGCGCTACGAGACCGCCTTCATCCTCGCTCCCAACTACCCCGCGGGCCGGGACGCTCTCACGGGGTTCAAGCGGTATTACCGAGGGCGCGTGATCGGGGAGCTGTACACCCGACTGGGACAGCTGGACTACTCCGCGGAGATCGCACAGATCCGGGCCGCGGCCCCCACGGCCGTGTACGCCTTCTACCCAGGGGCCATGGGCGTGAACTTCATCAAGCAGTATGCGGAGGCGGGGTTGCTGCAGCAGATTCCGCTTCTGCTTCCCGGGTTCTCCGCGGATGCGGACGTGATCCGGGCGGTGGGCCGGCCCATGGTGGGGGTGTTCAACAGCTCCCACTGGGCCCTGGAGCTCTTCAACCCCATCAACCGCCGGTTCGTAGAGGACTTCCGCCGCACCTACGGCCGCATCCCCACCCTGTACGCCTCCCAGGGGTACGACGCGGCCCTGGCCCTGGACCACGGGCTTCGGGCGGTCGGTGGGGACCTCTCCCGCAAGGCGGAGTTCCGGCGGGCGATTCTCTCCGGGTTCGACACCACCCGGGGCCGGGTCCGGTTCAACCGGAACGGGTATCCCATCCAGAACTACTACCTCCGGCAGGTGGTGGAATTGCCCAACGGTGAGATCGTGAATCGGTTGCGGGGCACCATCTTCCGCAATCACGGGGACGCCTACGTCTCCCGGTGCAGGCTTCCATAG